The nucleotide window GGGTGAATCAGGTGCagtgacacgggggggggggagggtccgtttattggggggggggtttaCAAAAATGAGGAGAATGGAGGAGTCCTGGAAcagtggggggaggggggcgtccagacacccccccccccccttgaccgtggggagggggggtgtccaGACCCcactttgggggggggtcccaaccCCCAAttgctccccctcctcccccgaggggatgggggggggtgtccatggggggctggggcgggggggggggggggggagtgtccaTGGGGGtgacacttccccccccccccaaataacgCCCCCCCCCTCGCTCAGAGCTGGCGGGCGAGCTGCTGCACGCGCTGCTGCGTCTCCTCCGACTGCAGCTGCTCCAGCGTCAGCAGCgacagccccagctgctccccctgCGGCAcggaggggacggggcggggggggtcaaggggggggtccctgtgcccggggccgggatggggggggtgggggggtgtccacGGTTACCTGTGGGAAGGGCTGGGCCATCTGGCGCAGGAAGAACTTGGCCACCTGCAGGGCCTCGTCCACCGTCAGGTTGAGGTTGGCGTCGGGGAGGTGATCCTGGATCCAGCGCGGCAGCTTCCCCCGCTTGTCCGCCCGGGCGAAGCGCTGGGGGAGAGGGaacaaggggcgggggggggggggggcatcaggacaaaattggggggggggggggaaatcgcCCCCCAAACCCGCTCGTCCGCAAGGGAGAAGCATCGTGGGGGCGGGAAATGAGcccaaaatggggaaaaaaatcaccccCAAAACTGTTTGTCCGCCTGGGCGAAGtgctgggggggcgtggggggcaaaatgggggggggatccccccccccccccaaaaacccgcTCGTCCGTAAGGGAGAagcggcgtggggggggggaaagcggggCAAAATGACCCCAAAACAGGGGGAAAATTGccccaaaagaggggaaaatcGCCCCAAAACAGGGGAAAATCGCCCCAAAACCGGGGAAAATCGCCCCAAAACCTGCTTGTCAGCCTGTAAGaagcgctgggggggggggggggcggggggatggggggaggcgCCAGcccaaaatggggggggaaaTTGCCCCAAAACCCCCTTGTCCACCCGTGCGAAGTGAtgccgggggggcgcgggggtggGAAGCTGGGGTGGaagtgtggggctgcccccaaaGCCGGGGAATTCGCCCCAAAGCGGGGGGTTTGACCCCCAAAACGGAAGATTTCACCCCAAAGCGGGGGGTTTGGCCCCAAAGCAGAGGGCCTCGCCCCGAAGCGGGGTGTTTGGCCCCAAAGCAGGGGGATTTCACCCCGCAGCGGGATGTTTGCCCCTAAAGCGGAGGATTTTGCCCCAAAGCAGGGGGATTTCACCCCGCAGCGGGATGTTTGCCCCCAAAACGGAGGATTTCGCCCCAAAGCAGGGTGTTTGCCCCCACAGTGGGGTGTTTCACCCCAAGGCGGGGGGTTTTGGCCCCACAGTGAGGTGTTTCACCCCAAAGCGGGGGGATTTTGCCCCAAAACGGAGCATTTCACCCCAAagccgaggggggggggggtctggcccCGCAGCGTCCCCACCTTGTCGGCGAAGAGCATGATGCCGTAGTCGCTCTTGCCGCGCAGCGCCCGCCCCACGCACTGCGCCGCCTGCCGCATGGCGTCGAAGGTGAGGAAGTCGTTCTCCCGCAGCTGGAACTGCTCCCGCAGGTACTGCAGCCGCgcctggggacatcggggacatcggggacacgatggggacaggggacactggggacatagggggggacactggggacatggggacaccaggggacatggggacaccaggggacacaggtCCTGCAGCCGCgcctggggacatcggggacacgatggggacaggggacactggggacacagggggggacactggggacatcgggacaccaggggacacaggtCCTGCAGCCGCacctggggacatcggggacacgatggggacaggggacactggggacatggggacaccaggggacacaggtCCTGCAGCCACgcctggggacattggggacatcggggggacataggggacactggggacatcggggacactggggacatggggacaccaggggacacaggtCCTGCAGCCgcacctggggacacggggacattggggggacatcggggacactggggacatggggacaccaagggacacAGGTCCTGCAGCCGCgcctggggacatcggggacacgatggggacaggggacactggggacatggggacaccaggggacacaggtCCTGCAGCCGcgcctggggacactggggacatgatggggacaggggacactggggacaccgggggggacactggggacatggggacaccaggggacacaggtCCTGCAGCCGCgcctggggacatcggggacacgatggggacaggggacactggggacatggggacaccaggggacacaggtCCTGCAGCCAAacctggggacattggggacatgatggggacaggggacactggggacatggggacaccaggggacacaggtCCTGCAGCCACgcctggggacattggggacatcggggggacattggggacactggggacatcggggacatgggggggacatcgggggcaggggacactggggacatgggggggacactggggacaccaggggacacaggtCCTGCAGCCGCgcctggggacattggggacatcggggggacattggggggacattggggacactggggacatcagggacatgggggggacattgggggcaggggacactggggacatgggggggagatgggggacattggggacatgggggacacgagaacattggggacactggggacatgggggacattggggacattggggacatgggggacacaggtcCTGCAGCCACGCCtgggggacatcggggggacactggggacaggggacactggggacatggggacaccagtcCTGCAGCTgcccctggggacatggggacactggggacataggggggacactggggacatcgaggacactggggacattgggggggacactggggacatgggggacacaggtactgcagctgtgcctgggggggacaggggacatgggggacactggggacatggcgGGGAGATGGGGGCCATTGGGGACATGAGaacattggggacactggggacatgggggacatgggggacatgggggacacaggtaCTGCAGCCATGCCTGGGGGGGACAGAGGACATCcgggacatgggggacactggagacatgggggacatggggacaccgggggacatcGGGGGCAtcgaggacatggggacaccaggggacatggaggactttggggacattggggggacactggggacacaggCACTGCAGCTGCGCCTGGGGGACATGGGAACATCGGGGACATGGAGGACGTTGgagacaggggacactggggacagcaggggacactggggacaggaggggacgcCCGTGTCCCGCTGACCTTGAGGATGCGGCTCTGGGTGTAGACGTAGGGGACCCCGAACATGACGACGGCCCGGCCGTAGTGAtgcactgggggggggacaccgaactggggggggggctccgACACCTGCcgccgtgtccccctgccaccgtgcgtcccctctgccaccacatccccccccccccgtcaccatgtccccaacgtgtcccccggccaccatgtcccccccgccaccgcaTCCCCCTCCGCCACCTTGTTCCCCCCCCatcaccgtgtcccccccgtcaccgtgtcccccccccccccgtcaccttGTCCCCCCCCATCACCGCATCCCCCCTGTCACCATGTCCTCCCCTGCCACCATGTCCCCTGGCCACCTTGTCCCCCCCCAAGcaccgcatcccccccccccatcaccatgtttttccccccccggccACCGTGTGTCCCCCCtgtcaccgtgtccccccccccgccattgcgTCCCCTGGCCACCTTGTCCCCCCCAACCAccgcatcccccccgcccccgtcacCGCGTCCCCCTGCCCCGTcaccgcgtgtccccccccctcaccgAAGTCGATGCCCTCCGACACTTTGCCGCGGGCCACGGAGAGCAGGATGGCCCCCCGGCCGTTCTCGCAGGCCTGGCAAGAGAAGCCACTGCTGTCACCTGCCGGGGGCCGGGGACACGACACACCCACGGTGacacccccccggggacacccccacccaccTCCTGGTACTTCTCCAGGGCCACGGAGGTCTCGGCGCCGTCCTGCGTCTCGATGAAGATGAGCTTGTTGCGCTGGATGTTCTCCAGGATGCCctgccgtggggcgggggggggttaaGGGGGGGTTAagggggggggctgggctgggggggggtctgggcgGAGGGGGACGGGGTCGGGGACGGCGCTGGGGACGTACCTGCTCGTACCAGGAGGCCACGATGTTCTCCATGTACTGGTAGCTGGTGAAGAAGGCGACGAGGCCGTCGGGGACAACGGCCgacagctccagcagcaggttCCCGTAGTTGCGGATGAcggcttttgggggggggttggggtggcaCCGTGTCCCCTCAACGGTCCCCAGCTTgtccccagcccccaccccccgggcacgcccccggccccacaaccaacctccctccccagccccataaccctgtccccatcccgttcCCAAGCCCCAtatccccctgtccctgtcccctcctcagccccatgacgccatccctgtccccatccctgtcccccccagccccacaaccccatccctgtcccccccagccccataaccaacCACtctatccccatccctgtcccccccagccctacaaccccatccctgtcccccccagccccataaccaacCACtctatccccatccctgtcccccccagccccataactccatccctgtccccaagtCCCAtatcccctgtccccttccctgtccccatccctgtccccccagccccataactccaTCCCTGTCCTCCCAGAGCCCCACAACttcatccttgtccccatccctgtccccttcccaagccccacatccccctgtccccatccctgtcccctccccagccccatagcgccacgcctgtccccttccctgtccccgtccctgtccccccatccccataactccatccctgtccccccagagCCCCACAACTTcatcctcgtccccatccctgtccccttcccaagCCCcacacccccctgtccccatccctgtcccctccccagccccacaagccCATCCCCGTCCCCTACCGATGTCCTCGCGCGTCTCGAACTTGGAGCTGATGGCCACCTGGTCATTGCCCCGACCCACGATCTGTgagggacggcgggggggggacgacacattGGTGACTTGGGGggtccccgcccccccgcccatAGCCccgggggaaggtgggggggatgCGTCCCCCCAACTCACCATGGGGCACAGGCAGGTCCGGGCCAGCGTCATGGTGAAGGTGGCCATGGTGACGGGGCGGAAATCCAGGATTTTAGGGTAAATTTCCAGCGGGGACAGCGtctggcgggggggacacagaggggacagggtCACCCCGATGGGGATGTCGGGGGGGGACACTGCGGGACACGGtaaggggggacacagggacagggtaggggggacatgggggacacacaAGGGACACTGTAGAGAcatggagggggggaaaagggaaggggggacatggggggacacggggacagagagggacatgggggacatggagggacacggggggacacaggggacatgagAGACATGGGGGACACATGAGGGACATGGGGGAACATAGGGAACACGGaaggacacgggggacacggtgggacatggggggacatgagagacatgggggacacatgagggacattggggacacagagggacatggagggacacggggggacatgggggaccacagagggacaggagaggacacgggggacacagggggacacggaaggacacgggggacacgggcgACAAGgtatggggggacatgggggacacaggacacATGGGGGACATGGTAagagggatgtgggggacacgggggacacggggactcaCCCCTGACGTGATGATGACGGACTGGAAGCGCTCGAAGACGGGTTTGATGGCGATGGAGGCGTCCATgcagctgttggggggggggggacacacagcaccGGGGTGACGCTGCCAccgccccccacctccctgtgtcccccccccccccccccgggtgtccctgtgtcccccccggtgtccccacctGAAGTGCAGGACGGGGTTGGGGATGGTGGGGGTCCTGTCGTCGAAGGGCTCGATGATGATGGTGAAacctgaagggagggagggggagacacAAAAttgaggtgggggggacaccccctccccggggactgtccgtccccccccctccccgtcccccccggggggggcccaCCCTTGGCGTAGGTGCTGACGAGGGTGGCGAAGTTGGCGACGAGGGTGATGGCGGAGAAATCGGCCACGTCCGTGATCTCCAGCGTCCGCAGCAGCGAGTGCAGGCGCTCGGCGCAGAacctggggggggacacgtcacctggggggggacacacacatcgcctggggagggggggggggaacatgtCGCCTGGCGGCGGGACACAGCaccctgggggcgggggggacatgTCAGCTGAGGGGGGGAGAGACATCGCCTGGAGAGGGGGACGCAGCATATCGGGGGGGGcacggcaccgggggggggggacacaagtcACGTGGCGGGGGGACACGTCACCTGGGGGGGAATATGTCACCTGGGGGGGGGAACCATGCCACCTGGTGGGGTACACAGCACCTTGGGGGGGTGACACATGtaacctcgggggggggggacacacatcgCCTTGAGGGGGGGACACagcacctgggggggggacacagcacctGCGGGGGGGACATGTCacctggaggcgggggggggggcaacagaACCTTGGCGGGGGGGACATGTcaccctggggggggacacgtcaCCTGGTGGTGGGACACAGCAcctggtgtgtgggggggtgtcacagaCCAccctggggggggaaaaagcacccTGGGGGGGGCACAGATAACCCTGGGGGGGGGCAAAGCACCCTGGGAGGGTCACAGTCCACCTCGGGGGGGGCCACAGCCCCCCGGGAGGGACGTGTCCCCCCAGATGCCACGTCCCCTGGGGGCGGGGGCTGCGTCccttggccggggggggggggcacagactCACCGCAGGGGCTTGCGCTCGATGCAGACCTTCTCGTAGAGGTCGCGCAGGAAGGCGGGGGGGCTCTCCTGCACCACGCGCGGCCCCCGCACCCGCGCCCGCAGGTAGGACACCAGCCGCTTCAGGAACCCCACGAAGTGCTCGGCCGTGCGGATGCTGCCAGGAACCgcctctggggggggggggggaagacgaCGACACATGGCAGGGGGGGTCagacggggaccccccccccccccagcactgcatCCCCACAGGGAGGGGCTGGGTGACCCCCAGGGCTCGGCTGGGGGGGCAACAGAGGCCGGTGTGGGGTTGGGGGCACCCCAAAGGGAtcccaagggttttttttggggggggtccccacatccagaagcgtcttggggacccccagggctcggctggggagggaagatggGGGGCAACAGAggccggtgtggggctgggggcaccccaAAGGGATCccaagggtctgggggggggcgTCCCCACAGCCTGGAGGGTCTCAGGGACCCCCAAACTCGTCCAGAGAGGACATCAGGGGGCACCCCAAAGGGATCCCAAGGGATCTGGGGGGGGAGGTCCCACTGCCAGGATGGTCTCGGGGACCCCCATGCTCAGACACAGTGGAATCAGGGGGCATCCCAAAGGCATCCCAAGGGTTTGGGGGTTCCCCACTGCCAGGAGGGTCTCGGGGACCCCCGCGCTCAGCCAAGGGAGCCCCCCCAAAAGGCTCGGAGGGGGGGGGTCTGCACCCCAAAAAAAGGGCTCAgaacccccccctcctcctccggtATGGAAATGGGGGGAAGGGTACCCACAAAAGGGGAGGGGGTATCCCaaaagggtggtggtggtggtggggtgttaCCCCAAAATGGGGAGGGGTACCCCACAAAGGGCTTCCCCCCCCCGGGACGCACCCCGCAGCACCTCGTCGGGCAGCACGGGGTTGGCGAGGTAGAGGTCGGTCTCCCGGGCGGCGcccgcctcccgcagcccctccACCAGGCGCCGGTACTCCTCCGCCAGCCGCCGCGCGTCCGTCTCCTTGATCCTGCCGGGGACGGGGTGGGTGCGCGTGACACGgggagtggcggggggggggacgggacacacacaGGACAAGGAGAGAAGgtgggggtggcggcgggggggggacacacacacggacgCCGCCTCACTTCTGGATGGTGGCCTGGAGCGTGGCCACGTTGGCCTGGCAGCGGTCCAGCGTGCGGCGGGTGATGTTCACCCCCATGGAGTCGATGCAGACGTTGTCTGCGGGGACAACGATGTCGcactcacacgcacacaccccggggacaccccaaaaGCGGGTCCAAGctcggggaggcggcggggggggggggggcaggcaccGACCGATGTTGTGGGCTTCGTCAAAGACCACCACCGACTTCCTGGCCAACTCCTTGGAGACCAGGTCGGCGATCTTGGGGTCCAGCAGGTAGTGGTAGCTGTAGACCACCACGTTGGCGTGCAGGATCtgccgggcaggggggggggaggttttgGGGACGTTTAGGGGCGTTTAGGGAcaggtgagccccccccccctcccagcagtcgatcccccccccccagccttcccccgGTACCGAGTAGCGGGTGAGGAAATAGGGGCACCAGCCCTTCTGGCGGCCGTGGGCCTTCAGGTCGTCCAGGTTGTAGACGCCGTAGGGGATGGGGACCTCGCGCCCGTGGGTGTCGAACTCCTGGGGGGGACACGCGGGAGCAGGGGgatcccagggtgctggggatccagtcagggaaagggggggaccccgggggtgCTCAGGAGGTGGGTGGGGAATGGGGGACCCCAGGGTGCCTGGGATGGatcagggaatggggggggggggcccaagGGGGTTGGGATCCAGTTAGGGAAACTAGGGgaccccagggtgctggggatcCAGTCAGGGAATAGGGGGAACCCCGGGGTGCTCGGGAGACAGATGGGGAATGGGGGGACCTCGGAGTGCCTGGGATCCAGTCAGGGAAAGGGGGGGACCCCAGAGTGCCTGGGATCCAGTCAGGGAAAGGGGGGGACCCCGGGGCGCTGGGGATCCCCAGGGTGCTGAGGATCttgttggggaaggggagggcactGAAGGATGCTGGGGATCCAGTCGGGGAATGGGGGGGGATCCCGGGGTGCTGGGGATCCCCAGGGTGCTGAGGATCTTGTTGGAGAA belongs to Chroicocephalus ridibundus unplaced genomic scaffold, bChrRid1.1 SCAFFOLD_69, whole genome shotgun sequence and includes:
- the ERCC2 gene encoding general transcription and DNA repair factor IIH helicase subunit XPD codes for the protein MKLNIDGLLVYFPYDYIYPEQFSYMLELKRTLDAKGHGVLEMPSGTGKTVSLLSLIVAYQRAHPLDVTKLIYCSRTVPEIEKVIEELRKLMDFYEKELGEKVPFLGLALSSRKNLCIHPEVSSLRFGKEVDSRCLSLTASYVRARHQRDRSLPACRFFEEFDTHGREVPIPYGVYNLDDLKAHGRQKGWCPYFLTRYSILHANVVVYSYHYLLDPKIADLVSKELARKSVVVFDEAHNIDNVCIDSMGVNITRRTLDRCQANVATLQATIQKIKETDARRLAEEYRRLVEGLREAGAARETDLYLANPVLPDEVLREAVPGSIRTAEHFVGFLKRLVSYLRARVRGPRVVQESPPAFLRDLYEKVCIERKPLRFCAERLHSLLRTLEITDVADFSAITLVANFATLVSTYAKGFTIIIEPFDDRTPTIPNPVLHFSCMDASIAIKPVFERFQSVIITSGTLSPLEIYPKILDFRPVTMATFTMTLARTCLCPMIVGRGNDQVAISSKFETREDIAVIRNYGNLLLELSAVVPDGLVAFFTSYQYMENIVASWYEQGILENIQRNKLIFIETQDGAETSVALEKYQEACENGRGAILLSVARGKVSEGIDFVHHYGRAVVMFGVPYVYTQSRILKARLQYLREQFQLRENDFLTFDAMRQAAQCVGRALRGKSDYGIMLFADKRFARADKRGKLPRWIQDHLPDANLNLTVDEALQVAKFFLRQMAQPFPQGEQLGLSLLTLEQLQSEETQQRVQQLARQL